The following are from one region of the Nicotiana tabacum cultivar K326 chromosome 3, ASM71507v2, whole genome shotgun sequence genome:
- the LOC142179358 gene encoding U1 small nuclear ribonucleoprotein C-like yields the protein MPRYYCDYCDTYLTHDSPSVRKQHNAGYKHKGNVRTYYQQFEAQLNQSLIDQKVKEHLGAFRPVGLPFPQLRPGLPVLPTPQMPMGGNPQMPAGSQWVPGMRPPVLPRPMPGVPGYAPPPMPQMLAPPGAPMPGQFNNMQRPGAPPGAIPGSVGMPASTGGPPMFAPPVYQGSIAVPANGGGDSSSINAQAADSNQ from the exons ATGCCtcg GTATTACTGTGACTACTGTGATACTTACTTGACCCATGATTCT CCTTCTGTGAGAAAGCAGCATAATGCAGGCTACAAACAcaag GGAAATGTTCGAACTTACTATCAACAATTTGAGGCACAATTGAACCAGAGTTTAATTGACCAAAAAGTCAAGGAACATCTAGGTGCCTTTAGACCAGTTGGCCTTCCTTTTCCCCAGCTAAGGCCCGGTCTTCCTGTTCTTCCGACTCCTCAGATGCCCATGGGAGGTAATCCTCAAATGCCAGCCGGTTCCCAGTGGGTCCCTGGTATGCGGCCTCCTGTGCTTCCAAGGCCCATGCCTGGCGTTCCAG GTTATGCACCTCCACCGATGCCTCAGATGTTGGCCCCTCCCGGTGCTCCTATGCCTGGTCAATTCAATAATATGCAACGGCCTGGCGCACCACCAGGTGCAATTCCAGGAAGTGTAGGAATGCCTGCTTCTACTGGTGGCCCTCCAATGTTTGCACCTCCTGTGTATCAAGGAAGTATCGCTGTGCCAGCCAACGGAGGAGGTGATAGTTCCAGTATCAATGCCCAAGCTGCAGACTCTAATCAATAG
- the LOC107779048 gene encoding uncharacterized protein LOC107779048, whose protein sequence is MAPTKNKKQSNNAAESSSKSVVTEKKTPKALKAKRKLVKKFSHLNSEQSNNAAESSSKSVVAEEKTPKALKAKRKLVKKFSHLNSEQSNNAAESSSKSVVAEEKTSKALKAKCKLVKKFSHLDSAQTEEAEISPQVQARKKDKKAKDGNEGNHVGGKDVKAKRKLVKKFSHLNSAQTKEAEISPQVQARNKDEKAKDGNEGNHVGGKDANGSQNKNPGNKGMENMSGRCGEVSKDEKTKRSLALYGGSGEVNSKDIKTVNSLGGMIFMCNAKTKADCFRYRVMGVQASKQDVVMGVKPGLKIFLFDFDLKLMYGIYEASSAGGMRLEPAAFGGGFPAQVPFKIHKGCIPLPEKVFKNAIKDNYDERTRKFKTELTVVQVEKLMELFRPTPLLDPALTPVVQDPGAQPVNQSRAAPPLYGAHYNSSKPARNFSPHDHQRQQFAGHFVMPREVSHHPNFLTEKDYRSYGLQQAKHLQPSISAVHVNHKLDHYSLQPAKHLQPSTSAIHVNPKSDHYGSEQGMPQLLRDPASVRSDAAFARSGHVYADPVFPSEREYRGYGLKSFHGQPVTVAPAVASSNTAAAAVDHSLLKNVNPYDESTTSLVNRYLSMPRATIATGGLPLTGRQSFAGASNYVGDTRGHPGRLLAANERSYPPNAPHVLSNDSHMYQHPRYEPGKSSSVLSQYPFAGPSASRR, encoded by the exons ATGGCTCCAACGAAAAACAAGAAGCAGAGCAATAATGCTGCTGAATCTAGTTCTAAAAGTGTAGTTACTGAAAAGAAAACTCCCAAGGCACTGAAGGCTAAACGTAAACTTGTGAAAAAGTTCTCTCACTTAAATTCTGAGCAGAGCAATAATGCTGCTGAATCTAGTTCTAAAAGTGTAGTTGCTGAAGAGAAAACTCCCAAGGCACTGAAGGCTAAACGTAAACTTGTGAAAAAGTTCTCCCACTTAAACTCTGAGCAGAGCAATAATGCTGCTGAATCTAGTTCTAAAAGTGTAGTTGCTGAAGAGAAAACTTCTAAGGCACTGAAGGCTAAATGTAAACTTGTGAAAAAGTTCTCTCACTTAGACTCTGCACAAACCGAAGAAGCTGAGATCAGTCCACAAGTGCAAGccagaaagaaagacaagaaggcAAAAGATGGCAATGAAGGAAATCATGTCGGTGGAAAAGATGTGAAGGCTAAACGTAAACTTGTAAAAAAGTTCTCTCACTTAAACTCTGCACAAACCAAAGAAGCTGAGATCAGTCCACAAGTGCAAGCCAGAAACAAAGATGAGAAGGCAAAAGATGGCAACGAAGGAAATCATGTTGGTGGAAAAGATGCTAATGGGTCTCAGAATAAGAATCCAGGGAATAAAGGAATGGAAAATATGAGTGGAAGATGTGGAGAGGTGAGTAAGGATGAAAAAACTAAGAGGAGCCTTGCTTTATATGGAGGAAGCGGAGAGGTGAACAGTAAGGATATAAAAACTGTAAATAGTCTTGGTGGAATGATTTTCATGTGCAATGCAAAAACCAAAGCAGATTGTTTCAGATATCGTGTGATGGGTGTTCAAGCAAGCAAGCAAGATGTTGTGATGGGAGTCAAACCTGGTCTTAAGATTTTTCTCTTTGATTTTGATCTTAAGCTCATGTATGGTATTTATGAGGCATCTTCTGCTGGTGGAATGAGACTTGAGCCAGCAGCATTCGGTGGGGGCTTCCCTGCTCAG GTTCCTTTTAAGATTCACAAGGGCTGCATTCCATTACCAGAGAAGGTGTTCAAGAACGCAATTAAAGACAATTATGATGAAAGGACACGCAAGTTTAAAACTGAGCTGACAGTTGTGCAG GTTGAGAAGTTGATGGAGCTGTTTAGACCTACACCATTACTGGATCCAGCTCTCACACCTGTAGTCCAGGATCCTGGGGCTCAGCCAGTTAATCAGAGCAGGGCAGCACCACCTTTATATGGAGCGCATTACAACAGTAGTAAACCTGCACGGAACTTCTCACCACATGATCATCAAAGACAGCAGTTTGCAGGCCACTTTGTCATGCCTAGAGAGGTTTCCCATCATCCTAATTTTCTTACTGAGAAAGATTACAGAAGCTATGGTCTTCAACAGGCAAAACATCTGCAGCCTTCTATTTCTGCTGTACACGTTAACCATAAATTGGATCACTATAGTCTTCAACCGGCAAAACATCTGCAACCCTCTACTTCCGCAATACATGTTAATCCTAAATCGGATCATTATGGATCTGAACAAGGAATGCCGCAGCTCCTGAGGGACCCTGCTAGTGTAAGAAGTGATGCAGCTTTTGCGCGGAGTGGACATGTCTATGCTGATCCTGTCTTTCCAAGTGAAAGGGAATACCGTGGTTACGGCCTCAAGAGTTTCCATGGGCAACCTGTTACTGTTGCCCCTGCTGTAGCAAGTAGTAATACAGCGGCCGCAGCTGTCGATCATAGTTTACTAAAAAATGTCAATCCTTATGATGAGAGTACCACCTCACTTGTGAACCGGTATCTTTCTATGCCAAGGGCAACGATAGCAACTGGAGGGTTGCCGTTGACAGGCCGACAGTCGTTTGCTGGTGCTTCCAACTATGTGGGTGACACCAGAGGCCATCCGGGAAGGTTGCTTGCTGCAAATGAAAGATCTTATCCACCAAATGCTCCTCATGTGCTATCAAATGACAGCCATATGTATCAGCATCCTAGATATGAACCTGGAAAATCATCGTCAGTTTTATCTCAGTATCCTTTTGCTGGCCCGTCTGCATCTCGCCGCTGA